The Magnetospirillum sp. XM-1 genomic interval TTGGAACTCGAACAGGGTCTGGAAGGCGGCGCGGTCCAGGGCCTCGCGCACCGAACCGGCGGCGCCCTTGATCACCACCTTGGTGCCGACGGCGTTGGCGGCGTCATAGATGTGGACGAACAGGCTCATGCCGGTGGAATCGATGAATTCCAGGCCGCCCAGCAGAATGTCCATATGCGCCTTGCCCACTTCGTCCAGCTTGGCCAGGACCTTGGGGAACTGGTTGGCCTCGGCGAAGGTGAGCCGCCCCTTGATGGTGATCTCGGCCCCGCCGCCGACCTCACGGATGCTGTACTGCATGCTCGTTCGTCCTAGGATGCGCGGATGGAGGTGAGGAAGGTGTCGACGCGGTCGCGCAGCTTGGTGGCGCGCTCCGACACGTCCTGGGCGGTCTGCAGCACCTCTGCCGAGGCGTGCTTGGTTTCCTCCGCCGCATTGTTGACGCCGGTGACGTTGGCGCTGATCTCGCCGGTGGCGGTGGCCACCTGCTGGACGTTGGCGGCGATTTCGCCGGTGGCGGCGTCCTGGCCGCGCACCGCATCGGCGATGCCGGTGGCCACGTCATGGACCTGTTCGATCACCGAGGTGATGGAGGTGATGGCCGAAACGGCGTCGCCGGTGACCTTCTGCACCGTGGAGATCTGGCCGGCGATCTCGTCGGTGGCCTTGGCGGTCTGGTTGGCGAGGTGCTTGACCTCGTTGGCGACCACGGCGAAGCCCTTGCCCGCCTCGCCCGCCCTGGCCGCCTCGATGGTGGCGTTCAAGGCCAGCAGGTTGGTCTGGGCGGCGATGTCGTTGATCAGGGCGACCACGGTGCCGATCTTGTCCACCGCCGCGGCGAGGCCGTCGATCAGTTC includes:
- a CDS encoding STAS domain-containing protein — encoded protein: MQYSIREVGGGAEITIKGRLTFAEANQFPKVLAKLDEVGKAHMDILLGGLEFIDSTGMSLFVHIYDAANAVGTKVVIKGAAGSVREALDRAAFQTLFEFQ